The genome window TTCATCGCCGCGTGGACATTCGTCGATCCCGGATTTCACCAACGCTGCGCCGCCGCAAAATCCCCGAAAATTGCCAGAAACGGCATTCTTGCGTCCGTCGGATTCTGGCTAATGTTCGATTTTCTGACCACTTCCTGCGGACTTTATGCGCGGGCGTTGCTCGACGGGAGCGGCGTTTCCCCGGCGCTGTCGTTCCCGGTGTTGGGTCACGAAGTGCTGCCGCCGCTGCTTTCCGGGCTGTTTCTCACCGGATTGCTGGCGACAATCATGTCCACGGTGGACAGCTTTTCGCTATTGTCTGCCATCACCATCGGGCACGATTTGATCGGCAAATGGCGCAAACCCAACGGCGTATCGCTGCTACGCACCGGACTGGCGATCAGCGCAATTATTTCCATCGGTTTGGCGATTGCCGTGCCGTCAGTGATTAACATCTGGCTGCTCATCGGCAATATTTTTATCCCGCCGATGCTCCTGCCGTTGGTTGCCTGTTATTTTCCGGCGGCAAATCCGGGTAAATTTTGGGTGAATATCAATCTGATTGGCGCGTTTGCGGTGAGTTTCAGCTGGCTGCTTTTTTCAGCGATGGGTAGCGATTCGCTCGCAAATCTCGCATTTGCATACGATATCCCGCCGATGTATCCGGGGATGCTGTTTTCGGTGATTGTTTTTGGTTTGGGAATTTTCAGAAAAGATAATTAGCCGCAAAGGCGCGAAGAACGCAGAGACAACAGAGAATAAATTATTTAAAAAATCTCTGTGCCCCTCTGTGACTCTGTGGCTAAAATATTTAACTTCAGAAAGAATATTTACAAAGTGCCAATTGCGGCAAAGAACTACGGTTTTTCCAGCCCAAGTTTTTGCATTTTGTATCGCACGCTGCGTTCGGAAATGCCCAGTTCCCGCGCGGCGGCAGACTGGTTCCAGTCGTTGCGGGTGAGCGCCTCCAGCAACATTGTTTTTTCGTATGCCTCTTTGCGCACTTTGATGTCCGGTGCATTGGCATCCGGATCGCCGAAACGGGTCGGCACATCTACCGGACGAATCTCGTTGGGCAACAATTCCACCGGCAGAAGATCGTGTGGCTCATCCGCCAAAATCACCATTCGCTCCAGAATATTTTCCAGCTCCCGCACATTTCCCGGCCATTGATACGCCTCCAGATGCGCCAGCGTATCCGGCTTAAACCCTTTGATGGATTTATTGTGCCGTTTGGCTAATTTTTCCAAAAAATGATCGGCGAGAATAGCCACATCGCCTTTGCGATCTTTCAGCGGTGGCAATTTAATGGCAACCACGTTCAGCCGGTAAAAAAGATCCTGCCGGAATTCGCCGGATTTAATTTTTTCATTCAACTCGCTGCTGCCGGCGGAAATGATCCGCACATCCACTTTTTTGGTTTGGGTGCTGCCGAGCGGACGAATTTCGCTTTCCTGAATGGCGCGGAGAAATTTGCTCTGCACTTCCAACGGCATGTTGGCGATTTCATCCAGAAACAGCGTGCCGCCGTTGGCGACTTCGAACAGCCCTTTTTTATCTCGGATGGCACCGGTGAACGCGCCTTTCAGATAACCAAACAACTCGCCTTCCAGCAAATTTGCCGGCAACGCACCGCAGTCGATCGCCACAAACGGCTTTGTGGCACGCGGGCCGTTATAATGAATCACTTTGGCAATCAGCTCTTTTCCAGTACCGCTTTCTCCCTCGATGATCACGCGGGCATCGGTCGGAACGACCCGTTCCAGCAGCGCAAAAACAGAGCGCATTTGCGGGCTGCTACCGATAATCCCGTGATAATCGTATCGCTCCTGCACTTCCTGCCGCAGCCGCAACGTTTCATTAAAAATCTCATCGTGAAAACGGGCGTTGTGGATGAACTGCCCGAAGATGGTTGCCAAAACCGTTAGCAACCGCAATTCGCGCTCGGCAAACGGTTGTCCGTTTTGGCGAATGAGGTTGAGCACGCCAATAATTTCCCCTCCGGTTTTCAGCGGAACGCTGAGCACGGAGCTGATACTCCGGTATTTATCTTTAATAAATTTATCGCCAATAAGCTCTGTAATATTGTCAGATAAATACGATTGATTGTGTTTCGTCACCCAACCGCCGAGCAGCATATTCAAAAAATGATCCAGCTTCACATCCGCATTTTCCGCGCGGCGAATGAGCGTTTTGGCTTCACTTTCTCCTGCGGGATCGAACAGCAGAATCGCCCCCTGATCCGCCACACACAGTTGCAATGCCTCGTTGGTGATGTGTTCAATCAGCTCATTCACATTCAGCGATGAGCTGACCGCTTCCAACACGCGATAAACTTTTTCGTAATCCTGAACCTGCTCGCGGAGCAGTTGATTTTCATGGGTCAATTGATCAATTTTTTGTTCGCTCGATGGCATTTTTGTTTCCAATTTCATTTGAATTCGTCATTTTTGTCGAATCTACAAAAAAATATCGACAAAAGCATTAGCAAACCCCAAAAATCCCGAATCGCGGGATTTTCGCCCTAAACAACATTTTAAGGTGATATGCGTCGTAAATCACGAAACATTTTCTGCATGGCATGTAAGTTGGTTTTTATCGGCAATAAAGATAATTCGTATCTATTTTTAATTCAGCGCGTTAAAAAATTAATGGCGTTTTCAACTTAAGATTTAAAGGAGGCAAATGTGATGCACCAAAATCAACGCATTTCTGTCTCGAAGCTGCTGGTTTTCACCGTTGCAATTTTATTTTTTGCCGCTTCCGGCTGCGATCATGATCCGATTTACGGTGACAACTATGGCAGACGTTACACCGCGAGTGAAGATTTTTCCTTTGACCTTTCCGTTACAGAATATTTATCCCTCAAAGTGATTGGATTAAATGGCGACATCGAAATTATCGGCGATCCACAGTTAACCGGGCAATGCCTGCTCTCGGGCGAAAAACAGGTTGAATCCGACAGTCGCGGCGATGCGCTTCGTGAATTGGACTATTTACAGGTGAAGATTGTGCGGGAAGCGAGCCAATTGGTTATTCAAACCGATCAGCCGGAAAGCTCTCGCGGGCGCGAATACACCGTAAATTATGTGGTGCGAATTCCCGTCAATTGGACGACAGAAGTTGAATTGCTGAACGGGAATATTTCCATTTCAGATATGACGAATGCCGTCCGGGCGACTCACAGCAACGGCAATATTACTATTTCTAACATTGAACATGATGTTGTAGCAGATTTGACCAACGGCAACATTACACTGGAAAATATTAACGGCAATGTGGAAACTGCGTTGGTAAACGGCAATATTTCCGCAGAAGTTATTTTATCCGACGAAGAATTTTGCAAATTGCACGTGGTAAACGGCTCTATTTCGTTGCGAATCCCTGTTGTAACATCGGCGGAACTTAGTGCCGGCACAACCAACGGCACCATCCGGCTGGTTAATTTGCTATTGGAAAATGCGAATTTTGGGGAGCATTCGGTCACCGGAATGTTGAATGGCGGCGCGGGAAAAATTCACTTGCAAACCGTCAACGGATCGATTGTTATAACTGGATTTTGATCCCACATAAAATTGAAAAAGAAATCCATTCCGCACTTTTACAATTCCCGGAACGCGCTTATATTTGCCAATGAGCAAAAAAAGCGCGTTTTTTTTTCGCGCATAAATTGCGGAAAAACAACCATCAACGTTGGAGCAAACAATCATGAAAGTGGGATATTTCCAGTTTCGCCCCCGTTTCGGCAACATTCAGCACAACCTGAAAACCGTTGTAAATGCGCTTAAATCTGTGGAAGCAGATTTGATTGTGTTGCCGGAATTGCCGTTTTCCGGCTACCATTTCCGGGATCGGGCGGAAACCCTGACGTTATCGGAAAACCCGCAACAATCGCCAACGGTTGCCACGCTGATCGACCTTTGCCGCAGCCGTAATTTGCACATCGTTACCGGATTTGCAGAAAAGCAGGCGGATAAATGCTTTAACAGCGCCCTGCTGATCGGTCCGGAAGGTTTGCTGCACACCTATCGGAAAATTCATTTGTTCAGTGGAGAAAAACACTGTTTCGATCCCGGCGACACACCGTTATCGGTGCAAAACGTGCGCGGCGCAACCATCGGCATTATGGTTTGTTTCGACTGGATTTTTCCGGAAGTTACCCGTACGCTGGCAGTTTTGGGTGCGGATATTATTTGCCATCCATCGAATCTGGTGCTGGCATATTGCCAGCAAACCATGTTATCGCGTTGTTTGGAGAACAATATTTTTGCAATCACCTGCAACCGTTTCGGGAAAGACGTTCGCCCGCACGGCGAATTGCGTTTCACCGGAAAAAGCCAGGTTGTCGCACCAAAAGGCGTATTGCTGAACCGCGCGCCATCTCAAAAAACGACGTTGTTCATCACAGAAATAAATCCGGAATTGGCACGGCAAAAATCCATCACCGCAACCAACGATATTCTTGGCGACCGTCGCCCGGAATTTTATGAACCGCTGACATCGTGACGCACCACGATTTTCCCGAATTGCTCACCGGATGCCATGCGCCGGAATGCATCGGGGTAATCCTGCCAATCGAACGGACCGTCAACCAGCGGATGAATGTGGTGTTTTTCAAAAAAATGTACCATTTCTGAAAAATCTGTTTGAGTGCCCATGGTTGTGCCCTGTACGGTCACCTGTTTCCAGAAAATTTTGCGCAAATTGATACCCGGCGGATTTCCGGCAGTCGCTCCGAAGAACACAATTTTCCCGCCCGGATTGACGATATTTAACAGGTTATCAAATCCTTCGCCACCGGCACTATCGATAATCAAATCTACCCCATTTTCACCGGCTGCAGCACTAATTTTTTCTGCCCAATCGTCACTGCGATAATTGGCCCCGCCGATCGCTCCGGCAGATTTCGCCCGTTCGATCTTTTCTTCGTTGCCGGATGTAACCAGCACATTTGCGCCGGCTGCAACCGCCATCAGCAGCATCAGCGAAGCAACGCCACCGCCAATACCGGTGATGAGCACGGTTTGTCCGGCTTGCAAATTGCCCTGAGTGAATAGCGCCCGGTATCCGGTCAGCCCCGCCAACGGGATGGCTGCGGCTTCAGCGAAGCTCAGATAATCCGGTTTTTGCACAATATTTTCTACCGGCACACACACAAATTCCGCCTGAACGCCGTTATCCGGCAAACCTAAAATGCGAAATTTTTTCTGTTGCGCCCGCAGATTGTCGCCCCAATTGAGCGACGGATTTATAAGAACCGGTTTGTGGAGCCAGTTTTCCGGCACATTTTCGCCCAATTCGTATACCGTTCCAGCGCCATCCGAGCCTAAAATAATTGGCGTTTTGATGCCGGCATACAATCCCTGAGTAATCCAGACATCTCGGTGATTAAGTGCAGATGCTTCAACTTTAACGACAACTTCACCGGCTGCCGGTTTTGGATAATCAACTTCCCGAAATGCCAGTGCATCGATGCCATCGGGCTTTTCGAAAACAAGCGCGTTCATTTTTTCCATAAATCACCTCACATTTTTTATGAATAAACCATTCCTTCAAGTTTATATTTTTCAATATCTTCGGGTAACAAACCTTTGGGATTGCAAAGTTGTTTCACTACGATAATTGCGCAAAGCAGGCTGTCCAGTGCATCGCCTTTGGCATCTGCCAGCACCCGTTCACGAATATTCGGATCACCCATTTTAATGCCGTTTTGCCCAACAATCGTTTCAAAAATCAGCCTGCGATGCGCATTTTCCTGATCCGCTTTGGTTTTGTACGGCGCGTATAATTTCATTTTTTTGAGCAGCGAAGCCGGGCAACATTCCAGCAAAACCGGCAAATTTCCTTCGGGTTGCTGCATGGGAACCACTCGCGCGGCGTTATTTTTCACCAATGGCGAAAGCACGTCGCGAATACCGTAATAGGTTTGGCGATACATCCGCAAATTGTAAGGCGAAAACGGCGTTTGTGTTTCCAGATCGGTCAACCGTTTCACTTCCGAACCGGGAAAAACATCGCGGCAGTGGTTCCGGAATTGATCCGCCGATGCAAATTTCTCCGGAAAATTGGCCGCAAATTGTTGCCATGTCGATTCGGGAAACATGCCGAGCGGAATGCTGAATGCAACATCCAGTCCCAAAACGGCATTTTTTTGATCCGCGATAAACCGGCAAAGCGCCGGTAAAACAAGTTCTCTTTTTGACGAACAATCCAAAAATTCAGCCGCGTTTTTGCACTTTTTGATGGTGAGCGTTTCACCATCAGCCGTTGCTTCCGTAATCCAGATGGCATTTCCGGCGAGCGCAGCGCCGCTAAAATCGATCCCGTAAATTTGAATCGGTAATTGTTTGGAATCGAGCACAATGTTATTTGTCATTTCATGTTTTTTATCGTTAATCATTTAATAACAACTATTTAACCAGCGTTAATTTGCGCGTTTGGCTGTGCCGCCCATCCACTGTCAACCGATAAAAATAGCTGCCACCGGCAACCGGTTCATTTCGAAAATTAACGCCGCTCCAATTAACCGAGTGGTTTCCCGGCGTAAGCTGCGACCAATTCCAGTTGATCACTTCCCGTCCGTTGGCATCCAGAATTGCCAGTTTTACGGACGCATTCTGCGTTAATTCGAACGGAATATTTGTTGCAGGATTGAACGGATTGGGAAAATTTTGCCGAAGCCTGAACCCCTGCGGCAACGACGGTTCCGGCGTTACACCGTTCGGGTTCGCATTAAAGCGGTAAATTCTCCCGTTAAATGCGCAAAGATACAATTCGCGCGATTCGTCCACGCCAAAACTGGAAATGAACAAATTCGTATCATCATACAAAGCATTTGTGGCGGGTGAGCTGCCATCATAGTTGAGCAGCCAAATTCGCCCGCTGACATAATCTGCATAAACGTAACTGCCAACCCATTCCTCAATTTCGCTGCCGCGATAGACATATCCGCCGGTAATTGACTGTCCCAAACTGTGCGTATATTGCCAAATAGGGAGCGTTAGCCCGGCTGTATCACAATTTGGCGGATTGTAACACTGATTTCCCTCCATCAGTCGCCAGCCATAATTTTTGCCATTTTCGATAATATTAACTTCCTCAATTTGGTTTTGACCCACTTCGCCGGCCCACAACCAGCCGGTTTCCGGATCAAAGCTGATCCGCCAGGGATTGCGCAATCCGTAGGCAAAAATTTCTTCGCGCCAGCCGCTGCTGTTTCCTTTGAATGGGTTATCTTCCGGAATTGCATAGTTTTTGCCATTCTCGATGCTATCCACATCGATTCGCAAAATAGATCCCAACAGCGTTGAACGGTTTTGGCCGTTGTTTAACGGATCGCCGCCATCGCCGCCATCGCCAGTGGTGATGTAGAGAAAACCGTCATTCGGGCCAAAAGCCAGCGCACCCGCGTTGTGATTGCTATATGGCTTGTCGATTTCCAGCAGCACCAACTCACTGTTGGGGTCGGCTGCATTTGGGTCGTTTTGCGAAATGGCGTATCGCGCAATGACGCTGCGATTGGGGTTGGTTGCCGTGTAGTTGATGTAAAAATAGGCGCTGTCCGGAAAATCCGGGTGAAACGCCAGTCCCAGTAACCCTTCTTCGTTGCTGGAATCATCCACTTTATTGCGGATATCCAAAAAAATTGCCGCAGTCGCAACTGACGGATCGTTGGGGAAAACGCGGATGATTCCCGATTGTTCGACCACAAAAATGCGATTGGTGCCATCACTGGCATTCTGCAAATCGACCGGGCGACTGAAAGTGAGATTCGGGAAAGCCACATCCAGCGTAACCTGGCTGTACATATTTATCGATGCAACCATTAATAGTATCAATAATTTGGAAATTGTATTCATATGTTTCCTCATTTGAATGAGATTTGATAAATTCTGGCGGTTTATTAAAATGCGCTAAATTGTAACGTTTTTCAAGAAATTATTTTTTCAACCGGATTTTGAATCTATTTTCAGCCGGATAAAGCTCAAAATTATCAAATAAAAAGGAAAATAATGAACACATACGCCATTATCATTTTAGCCACTCTGCTGTTGAGCTACATTTTGGATTTAATCACCGAATTGCTGAATTTAAAGGCATTGCGAGACGAGTTACCAACGGAATTTAGCGATGTTTTTGATCAGGAAAAATATCGGAAATCGCAGGAATACACCCGCGTCAAAACGCGTTTCGGGCTGATTTACGCCACATTTAGCCTGATCGTTACGCTGGTTTTCTGGTTTTCCGGCGGATTCAATTGGCTGGATTTGCTGGTTCGCCAGTGGGGTTTTAGCGAGATTTTCACCGGGTTGTTTTACATTGGCATTTTGCTGATTGCCAACACCGTTTTAAATCTGCCTTTTTCCATCTATTCCACATTTGTTATTGAAGCCCGTTTCGGTTTCAACAAAACCACGCCCAAAACTTTTGTGCTGGATATGCTGAAAGGGCTGTTGCTGGGTGTTGTGATCGGCGGTGCGCTGCTCGGCGGCATTCTGGCGTTTTTCCAATTTGCCGGTGCAAACGCCTGGCTGTATTGCTGGATCGCGGTGACGCTGTTTACCATTTTCATGCAATTTATTGCGCCAACCTGGATTATGCCGCTGTTCAACAAATTTACACCGCTGGAAGATGGCGAGTTGCGCCGCGAAATCATGAATTATGCCCAAAAAGTGCATTTCCCGCTGGATAATTTATTTGTGATGGATGGCTCCAAACGATCGGCGAAATCCAATGCATTTTTTACAGGATTTGGCAAACACAAACGCATTGCACTGTTTGATACGCTGATTGAAAAACACAGCGTTGCGGAACTTGTGGCAATTTTGGCGCATGAGATCGGGCATTATAAAAAGAAGCATATTTTACAGGGCATGATTATCAGCATTTTACACACCGGTGTGATGTTCTTTCTGCTGTCGATTTTTTTGAACCACAGCGGATTATTTGATGCATTTTATATGGAAAATATGTCCATTTATGCCGGATTCATTTTTTTCGGGATGCTGTTTTCGCCGATCAGCGAAATTTTGGGAATTTTTATGCAGATGTTTTCTCGCAAAAATGAATTTGAAGCCGACCAATTTGCTGCGGAAACCACTCAAAATTCATCGAATATGATCAGCGCATTGAAGAAACTTTCGGCGAACAACCTATCCAACCTTACGCCTCACCCATTTTATGTTTTCCTCAACTATTCACATCCGCCGGTTTTGGAACGCATTCGGGCATTGCGGAGCCTGCAGCTTTAATTGATTGATTTTATTGAGTTTCGATCACACATATTTTAACATTCCGAACCCACTCCCTTCAATTTGATAAAAAAAACCGCCGGGCAGAAATTCCACCCGGCGGTTAAATGTTACTTCAGAAACTGAATCTTGAAGAAGCTTACTTCATCAGGATCATTTTCTTGGACTGAACGAAATCAGCTGCTTTGATGCGATAGATGTAGATACCGCTAGCAACTTTTTCGCCGTATTGGTTGGTGCCATCCCAGATAGCCGTTTTGAATCCGGCGGTCTGGTCTGCATCTACCAGTACTTTTACCAACTGACCCAGAACGTTGTAGATTTCCAACCGAACATCAGCGTTGGTCGGTAATGCATACTTCAACGTGGTGCTCGGGTTGAAGGGGTTCGGGTAGTTTTGTTCCAGTGAGAATACTGTCGGCAACTGATCGTCATCACCGATACCAACCGGAACATCAATAAAGCCTACCGAAAGCGCTTTCTGGCTGGCAGCATAGGCGTTGTCTTTCAGACCCTGAAGGTCATCACCAGCGACGATACCGAAAAGTTGCCCAAACGGTGTCACCCGCGTTGGCGCTGAACGGACCGGCGCCAATCCAGGTGCGATAGTCGCCTGGATCGGTGACGCTGTTGACATCCAGCGTGGTGATGTATTGGAACGAGCCGGTGCGGGCATCGGTCGGCGGGGTATCCAGGGTAACGCGAGCGCCGGAGAACTCATTTTTATCCAATACGCTCATACCGTAATAATAACCGGCGTTGTCGTATTGATAAACCATGTTTTCCGGCAGCGAATAACCGCCCAGGTTGGTTGTGTAATCAGCGATATCCCAGTCTACAAAGATACCGGCATACAGGTCGCTGACCGCTGCACCGGTATTGTTCACGAATCCGTAACGGACAATCATGAATTCTTCACCGGTGTTGGTGTAGCTCTCCTGAACGATTCCCATGCCGTAAGGCACCGGTGCGCCGCTGTCGTTCATCACCGCTGTAGCGATTTGGTCAAAGTTAGCGTCTGAGGTAAAGCCATCAAGAAAATAACCGCCGGTGTTAAGGAGATCCCCATCGGTAGAGAAACTGGGGATCAGACCGTTTACACTGCCGACGGTGGCGGTGCCAAATATCAACCCGCCGCTATACAGACCGTTCTGACCTTTCCAGCTAACGCCATCAGCAAAGCCGGTGCCGTCATCGCCCACATAACCCCAGTTGGTCATGGCGGCATGCAGATCGCCCGGTGTATGAGTAAGGGCTGTATGCTCTTCTGTTGGGTTGCCGTTGGGCGTAGCCATCGCCACGTTCGACGGGTTACTTTCACCTTCCGAGTAAACTGCGGTGACGTAGTAGTAATAATCAACGTTGTTAACCAAACCGCTATCGGTGTATTCAACGGTATCCGCACTGCCGACCAGCGTGTAGGCGCTTGCGTCCAGTGAACGATAGATGTTGTAACCGTTCAGGTCTGTGATGGTCGCACTGTTGCGTTTTTCGATCTGCTGCTGCGCTTTGTCTGCAACCAGTTGCTGAGATGCAAACAGATGATCATTTTGTGCCTGCAATGCTGCTTTTTCCTGACGGCTGAGCAGATCCGAGGCTTTTACCGGCGGTAATTCAACGATGCGGGCATTGGCGCCGGTACCTTCCATGACCAGTGCACGGATCAGGAGGTTGTCGTCAAAGCCAAAGCTGTTGAGCTTCGACCAGCTGACACCGTCAAAACTAATCCAGGCGCGTTCATAGTCTGCACCATCAGTATCCAGACCGATGCCGTAGTTGGTCGCTACCGGCTGGTTCCAGGAAAGATAGAAATCACCTTCGGTAATCTGAAGCGCAGAACCGGAAATATCTACGATATCAAATGCGCTACGAGCCGGCACTTCGTAGTCAACCGGTCCCAGAACTTGCGTTGTTGGCGGGTTATCACCACCAGTCGGGTTCACCCAAACAGAATATTGAACGCTATCCAGCGGGGCGGTAATGTTCGACCAGTAGGTTTTGATACCCAACAGGGTTGCCGGATATACATTCGGTGTGAAACGGGTGGCAAACGCGCCGGTGGTGGTAAAGCCAAAGCCGGTTTCCGCGCTGCCGTCGTCATAACCCAGTTCGCCATCCGGCAACGGTGCCAGCCAGCTCAACTGAACTTCCTGATCACCGCCAAAACCATCCAGGTGACGCGGCGGATTCAAGCCCACCGGCGGCAAGGCTTCGCCGGTAACGGTCAGGTGATCCACCCAAACGTTGTCCGAGTTGCTGCCCGAAGGTCCACCATCGGTGATGTAGTAGTTGATCGCCACATAAATCGACGAGCCGGAGAAA of Calditrichia bacterium contains these proteins:
- a CDS encoding PQQ-dependent sugar dehydrogenase, with the translated sequence MRKHMNTISKLLILLMVASINMYSQVTLDVAFPNLTFSRPVDLQNASDGTNRIFVVEQSGIIRVFPNDPSVATAAIFLDIRNKVDDSSNEEGLLGLAFHPDFPDSAYFYINYTATNPNRSVIARYAISQNDPNAADPNSELVLLEIDKPYSNHNAGALAFGPNDGFLYITTGDGGDGGDPLNNGQNRSTLLGSILRIDVDSIENGKNYAIPEDNPFKGNSSGWREEIFAYGLRNPWRISFDPETGWLWAGEVGQNQIEEVNIIENGKNYGWRLMEGNQCYNPPNCDTAGLTLPIWQYTHSLGQSITGGYVYRGSEIEEWVGSYVYADYVSGRIWLLNYDGSSPATNALYDDTNLFISSFGVDESRELYLCAFNGRIYRFNANPNGVTPEPSLPQGFRLRQNFPNPFNPATNIPFELTQNASVKLAILDANGREVINWNWSQLTPGNHSVNWSGVNFRNEPVAGGSYFYRLTVDGRHSQTRKLTLVK
- a CDS encoding DUF4097 family beta strand repeat protein, producing the protein MHQNQRISVSKLLVFTVAILFFAASGCDHDPIYGDNYGRRYTASEDFSFDLSVTEYLSLKVIGLNGDIEIIGDPQLTGQCLLSGEKQVESDSRGDALRELDYLQVKIVREASQLVIQTDQPESSRGREYTVNYVVRIPVNWTTEVELLNGNISISDMTNAVRATHSNGNITISNIEHDVVADLTNGNITLENINGNVETALVNGNISAEVILSDEEFCKLHVVNGSISLRIPVVTSAELSAGTTNGTIRLVNLLLENANFGEHSVTGMLNGGAGKIHLQTVNGSIVITGF
- a CDS encoding T9SS type A sorting domain-containing protein, with the protein product MTPFGQLFGIVAGDDLQGLKDNAYAASQKALSVGFIDVPVGIGDDDQLPTVFSLEQNYPNPFNPSTTLKYALPTNADVRLEIYNVLGQLVKVLVDADQTAGFKTAIWDGTNQYGEKVASGIYIYRIKAADFVQSKKMILMK
- a CDS encoding M48 family metallopeptidase produces the protein MNTYAIIILATLLLSYILDLITELLNLKALRDELPTEFSDVFDQEKYRKSQEYTRVKTRFGLIYATFSLIVTLVFWFSGGFNWLDLLVRQWGFSEIFTGLFYIGILLIANTVLNLPFSIYSTFVIEARFGFNKTTPKTFVLDMLKGLLLGVVIGGALLGGILAFFQFAGANAWLYCWIAVTLFTIFMQFIAPTWIMPLFNKFTPLEDGELRREIMNYAQKVHFPLDNLFVMDGSKRSAKSNAFFTGFGKHKRIALFDTLIEKHSVAELVAILAHEIGHYKKKHILQGMIISILHTGVMFFLLSIFLNHSGLFDAFYMENMSIYAGFIFFGMLFSPISEILGIFMQMFSRKNEFEADQFAAETTQNSSNMISALKKLSANNLSNLTPHPFYVFLNYSHPPVLERIRALRSLQL
- a CDS encoding acyltransferase translates to MKVGYFQFRPRFGNIQHNLKTVVNALKSVEADLIVLPELPFSGYHFRDRAETLTLSENPQQSPTVATLIDLCRSRNLHIVTGFAEKQADKCFNSALLIGPEGLLHTYRKIHLFSGEKHCFDPGDTPLSVQNVRGATIGIMVCFDWIFPEVTRTLAVLGADIICHPSNLVLAYCQQTMLSRCLENNIFAITCNRFGKDVRPHGELRFTGKSQVVAPKGVLLNRAPSQKTTLFITEINPELARQKSITATNDILGDRRPEFYEPLTS
- a CDS encoding sigma 54-interacting transcriptional regulator, with the protein product MKLETKMPSSEQKIDQLTHENQLLREQVQDYEKVYRVLEAVSSSLNVNELIEHITNEALQLCVADQGAILLFDPAGESEAKTLIRRAENADVKLDHFLNMLLGGWVTKHNQSYLSDNITELIGDKFIKDKYRSISSVLSVPLKTGGEIIGVLNLIRQNGQPFAERELRLLTVLATIFGQFIHNARFHDEIFNETLRLRQEVQERYDYHGIIGSSPQMRSVFALLERVVPTDARVIIEGESGTGKELIAKVIHYNGPRATKPFVAIDCGALPANLLEGELFGYLKGAFTGAIRDKKGLFEVANGGTLFLDEIANMPLEVQSKFLRAIQESEIRPLGSTQTKKVDVRIISAGSSELNEKIKSGEFRQDLFYRLNVVAIKLPPLKDRKGDVAILADHFLEKLAKRHNKSIKGFKPDTLAHLEAYQWPGNVRELENILERMVILADEPHDLLPVELLPNEIRPVDVPTRFGDPDANAPDIKVRKEAYEKTMLLEALTRNDWNQSAAARELGISERSVRYKMQKLGLEKP
- a CDS encoding zinc-binding dehydrogenase, with amino-acid sequence MNALVFEKPDGIDALAFREVDYPKPAAGEVVVKVEASALNHRDVWITQGLYAGIKTPIILGSDGAGTVYELGENVPENWLHKPVLINPSLNWGDNLRAQQKKFRILGLPDNGVQAEFVCVPVENIVQKPDYLSFAEAAAIPLAGLTGYRALFTQGNLQAGQTVLITGIGGGVASLMLLMAVAAGANVLVTSGNEEKIERAKSAGAIGGANYRSDDWAEKISAAAGENGVDLIIDSAGGEGFDNLLNIVNPGGKIVFFGATAGNPPGINLRKIFWKQVTVQGTTMGTQTDFSEMVHFFEKHHIHPLVDGPFDWQDYPDAFRRMASGEQFGKIVVRHDVSGS
- a CDS encoding sodium:solute symporter family protein, which codes for MNNLHILEILPILLYLAAILAIGIRKRDGDNNAENFMLGGRQLTFPAFIATLVTTWYGGILGVGEFTWLYGVSNWIVFGLPYYIFALIFAFVFAPKIQSAPMLSIPDQFFHHFGKTGGVLSAIFTFFMVLPAPYVLMVGFLLMWITGWSLWICIILGTLFSMIYVLNGGFHAVVRTDKLQFLLMFGGFILLFGFLVGENGGIGFLQSNLPELHLTWHGGNSVQTMLVWFFIAAWTFVDPGFHQRCAAAKSPKIARNGILASVGFWLMFDFLTTSCGLYARALLDGSGVSPALSFPVLGHEVLPPLLSGLFLTGLLATIMSTVDSFSLLSAITIGHDLIGKWRKPNGVSLLRTGLAISAIISIGLAIAVPSVINIWLLIGNIFIPPMLLPLVACYFPAANPGKFWVNINLIGAFAVSFSWLLFSAMGSDSLANLAFAYDIPPMYPGMLFSVIVFGLGIFRKDN